A single window of Rhizobium sp. SL42 DNA harbors:
- a CDS encoding inorganic phosphate transporter, with protein MDATLALPLLIALIGIALFFDFLNGLHDAANSIATIVSTRVLRPQYAVAWAAFFNFIAFMFFGLHVAETLGKGIIDPQIVSPAVIFAALMGAIIWNIITWHFGIPSSSSHALIGGLVGAGLAKAGFSSIVWGGLTKTVGAIFMSPMIGFLLALMLVLAVSWIFVRQTPFAVDKTFRVLQFISASLYSLGHGGNDAQKTMGIIAVLLFSQGYLGTEFHVPFWVVISCQSAMALGTLFGGWKIVHTMGSKITKLNPMQGFCAETGGALTLFGATWLGIPVSTTHTITGAIIGVGAAKRTAAVRWGLAGNIVIAWFVTLPAAGLVSAAFYYIATAL; from the coding sequence ATGGATGCCACGCTCGCACTTCCGCTGCTGATCGCCCTGATCGGCATCGCGCTATTCTTCGACTTCCTCAATGGCCTGCACGATGCCGCCAATTCGATCGCCACGATCGTCTCGACCCGCGTCCTGCGGCCGCAATATGCGGTCGCCTGGGCGGCATTCTTCAATTTCATCGCCTTCATGTTCTTCGGCCTGCATGTCGCCGAGACCCTGGGCAAGGGCATCATCGATCCGCAGATCGTCTCGCCGGCGGTGATCTTCGCCGCGCTGATGGGCGCGATTATCTGGAACATCATCACCTGGCATTTCGGCATCCCGTCCTCATCCTCCCATGCCCTGATCGGCGGGCTGGTCGGCGCGGGCCTTGCCAAGGCCGGCTTCAGCTCCATCGTTTGGGGTGGCTTGACCAAGACCGTCGGCGCGATCTTCATGTCGCCGATGATCGGCTTCCTGCTCGCCCTGATGCTGGTGCTCGCGGTCTCGTGGATCTTCGTACGGCAGACGCCCTTTGCCGTCGACAAGACCTTCCGCGTCCTGCAATTCATCTCCGCGTCGCTCTATTCGCTCGGCCACGGCGGCAATGATGCGCAGAAGACCATGGGCATCATTGCCGTTCTGCTGTTCAGCCAGGGTTATCTGGGCACGGAATTCCACGTCCCGTTCTGGGTCGTGATATCCTGCCAGTCGGCCATGGCACTCGGCACCCTGTTCGGCGGCTGGAAGATCGTCCACACCATGGGGTCGAAGATCACCAAGCTGAACCCGATGCAGGGCTTCTGTGCCGAAACCGGTGGTGCGCTCACCCTGTTTGGCGCGACATGGCTCGGTATTCCGGTTTCGACAACCCACACAATTACCGGCGCCATTATCGGCGTTGGCGCAGCCAAGCGAACGGCGGCTGTGCGCTGGGGGCTGGCCGGCAATATCGTGATCGCCTGGTTCGTCACACTGCCGGCCGCTGGCTTGGTGTCTGCCGCCTTCTACTACATCGCGACGGCACTCTGA
- a CDS encoding aldose 1-epimerase family protein, translating to MPNLIRIENDHLAVTVSSLGAEMQALASKDGRDWLWNGDAAWWTGRSPILFPIVGKAPGDTLAISGQTYPMAQHGIARRLEFSLVESTATSCRHELVSTPETRKAYPFDFRLTLEHALDGNRLSVTAEVSNTSDTPLPFGIGFHPAFLWPLPGAQAKPHHVTLDNGAEPPVIQLEGGLIGRTLDISPFTAGRLDLDHSLFENDALIFPEGAGNGLTFAADGGPALHFIFDNLPNIALWQKPGAPFLCVEPWHGMAAHAGGTAELVERPFTVALAAGDSMRFGFTVEIQP from the coding sequence GTGCCGAACCTGATCCGCATTGAAAACGACCACCTTGCCGTCACCGTGTCGAGCCTTGGTGCCGAGATGCAGGCACTGGCCTCGAAGGATGGCAGGGACTGGCTGTGGAACGGTGACGCCGCGTGGTGGACCGGTCGCTCCCCCATTCTTTTCCCGATCGTCGGCAAGGCCCCAGGCGACACGCTGGCGATCAGCGGCCAGACCTATCCCATGGCCCAGCACGGCATCGCGCGACGACTGGAATTTTCGCTTGTCGAAAGCACGGCCACCTCCTGTCGCCATGAACTGGTGTCGACGCCCGAGACCAGAAAGGCCTACCCCTTCGATTTTCGCCTCACCCTGGAACATGCGCTGGACGGCAACCGGCTCAGCGTCACAGCCGAGGTTTCCAACACCTCCGACACGCCACTGCCCTTCGGCATCGGGTTTCATCCCGCCTTCCTCTGGCCACTGCCCGGCGCGCAGGCAAAGCCGCATCATGTCACGCTGGACAATGGCGCCGAGCCCCCGGTCATTCAGCTCGAAGGCGGCCTGATCGGCAGGACGCTGGACATATCGCCATTCACGGCCGGCCGGCTGGACCTCGATCATTCCCTCTTTGAAAATGACGCACTGATCTTTCCCGAAGGCGCCGGCAACGGCCTGACATTTGCAGCCGACGGCGGCCCCGCGCTGCATTTCATCTTCGACAACCTGCCCAATATCGCGCTGTGGCAAAAGCCCGGCGCGCCTTTCCTCTGCGTCGAACCCTGGCATGGCATGGCGGCCCATGCCGGCGGCACGGCCGAGCTGGTCGAGCGGCCGTTCACTGTCGCACTTGCCGCAGGCGACAGCATGCGATTTGGTTTTACCGTCGAGATCCAGCCCTAA
- a CDS encoding VOC family protein, with product MNLIAHVEIPVRELERAMRFYAHVFQIEFGDVTEIHGHRMAFFPFEEGTDGASGALAEGNVYVPTKHGAIVYLSVTDIDATLARAMTLGSELLFAKTPVGNGTFVAEIADSEGNRIALKSV from the coding sequence GTGAACCTGATTGCCCATGTCGAAATTCCCGTTCGCGAGCTTGAGCGTGCCATGCGCTTCTACGCGCATGTGTTCCAGATAGAATTCGGTGATGTCACCGAGATCCATGGCCATCGCATGGCGTTCTTTCCCTTCGAGGAAGGCACCGACGGCGCCAGTGGCGCGCTTGCGGAAGGCAACGTCTATGTGCCGACGAAACACGGCGCCATCGTCTATCTCTCGGTCACCGATATCGATGCCACCCTTGCCCGCGCCATGACCCTCGGCAGCGAGCTTCTGTTTGCCAAAACGCCCGTCGGCAACGGCACTTTTGTCGCGGAAATCGCCGATAGCGAAGGCAACCGCATTGCCCTCAAGTCCGTCTGA
- the ade gene encoding adenine deaminase — protein MSTLERRIDQGTGREPADIVLKGGRFFDLVTGELVASDIAISGDTIVGTGGSYAGSEEIDISGRIVVPGFIDTHLHIESSLVTPHEFDRCVLPYGVTTVICDPHEIANVLGTEGIQFFLDSAEQTIMDIRVQLSSCVPATHLETAGADLPIERLLPFRDHPKVIGLAEFMNFPGVIHKDPICMAKLEAFQGGHIDGHAPLLRGLDLNGYLSAGIRTEHECTTAEEAMEKIRKGMHILVREGSVSKDLHALLPIITERLSPFLALCTDDRNPLDIAEEGHLDYMIRTAISHGVEPLPVYRAASISAARAFGLRDRGLVAPGWRADLVVIDSLESCKAEIVFAAGRRVTGELFATRKPVAPVGLDSVKARIVKAADFGVPVTDGETPVMGVLPGKIITEHRRYRLPSSGNQTTVDLDRDIIKVAVIERHGKNGNHANGFVQGFGLKKGAIASTVGHDSHNICVVGVSEDDMAIAANRLGEIKGGFVVVEDGRVTGEIPLPVAGLMSLEPYESVRDTLHELRKAAYALGTTLQEPFLQVAFLPLPVIPHLKISDKGMVDVDKFMLIG, from the coding sequence ATGAGCACACTGGAACGCCGCATCGACCAGGGCACCGGCCGCGAGCCGGCTGACATCGTGCTGAAGGGTGGCCGCTTCTTCGACCTGGTCACCGGCGAATTGGTCGCGTCCGACATCGCCATCAGCGGCGACACCATCGTCGGCACCGGCGGCAGCTACGCGGGAAGCGAAGAAATCGACATTAGCGGCCGGATCGTCGTTCCGGGCTTCATCGACACCCACCTGCATATCGAGAGCTCACTGGTCACACCGCATGAATTCGATCGCTGCGTCCTGCCCTATGGCGTAACCACCGTCATTTGCGACCCGCACGAGATCGCCAATGTGCTCGGCACAGAAGGTATCCAGTTCTTCCTCGACAGCGCCGAACAGACGATCATGGACATCCGCGTCCAGCTATCCTCCTGTGTGCCGGCGACCCATCTGGAGACTGCCGGCGCAGACCTGCCCATCGAGCGACTCCTGCCCTTTCGCGATCATCCCAAGGTCATCGGCCTTGCTGAATTCATGAATTTCCCCGGCGTGATCCACAAGGACCCGATCTGCATGGCCAAGCTCGAGGCCTTTCAGGGCGGCCATATCGACGGCCATGCACCGCTTTTGCGCGGCCTCGACCTGAACGGCTATCTGTCGGCCGGCATTCGCACCGAGCACGAATGCACCACGGCCGAAGAGGCGATGGAGAAGATCCGCAAGGGCATGCACATCCTGGTGCGCGAAGGGTCCGTTTCCAAGGACCTGCATGCCTTGTTGCCGATCATCACAGAACGCCTGTCGCCCTTCCTCGCGCTCTGCACCGATGACCGCAACCCGCTCGATATCGCCGAGGAGGGCCATCTCGACTACATGATCCGCACGGCGATCAGCCATGGCGTCGAACCGCTTCCCGTCTACCGTGCCGCCTCGATCTCGGCGGCCCGCGCCTTCGGCCTCCGCGACCGCGGCCTCGTGGCGCCCGGCTGGCGTGCAGATCTCGTCGTGATCGACAGCCTCGAGAGCTGCAAGGCGGAAATTGTCTTCGCCGCCGGCCGCCGCGTCACCGGCGAACTTTTTGCGACGCGAAAGCCCGTCGCACCCGTTGGCCTCGACAGCGTCAAGGCCCGCATCGTCAAGGCGGCCGATTTCGGCGTTCCGGTCACCGACGGCGAGACCCCGGTCATGGGCGTGCTTCCAGGCAAGATTATCACCGAGCACCGCCGCTACCGGCTGCCCTCTTCCGGCAATCAGACCACGGTCGATCTTGACCGTGACATCATCAAGGTCGCCGTCATCGAACGCCACGGCAAGAATGGCAACCATGCCAACGGCTTCGTCCAAGGCTTCGGCCTGAAGAAGGGCGCGATCGCCTCGACCGTCGGCCATGACAGCCACAATATTTGCGTCGTCGGCGTCAGCGAGGACGACATGGCCATTGCCGCCAATCGGCTGGGCGAGATCAAGGGCGGCTTCGTCGTCGTCGAGGACGGCAGGGTGACCGGCGAAATCCCGCTCCCCGTAGCCGGCCTGATGAGCCTGGAACCCTACGAAAGCGTCCGCGACACCCTGCATGAATTGCGCAAGGCCGCCTATGCGCTCGGCACCACCTTGCAGGAACCCTTCCTCCAGGTCGCTTTCCTGCCGCTGCCCGTCATCCCGCACCTGAAGATCTCCGACAAGGGCATGGTGGATGTCGACAAGTTCATGCTGATCGGGTGA
- a CDS encoding type II toxin-antitoxin system Phd/YefM family antitoxin, whose product MDTIFFSKARAELAGLLDKVNDDAAAVEIIRRDKPSAVLMGKDEYDSLMETIHLLSSPANAERLLRASDEIREGRYETIEVKTLLGAR is encoded by the coding sequence ATGGATACGATCTTCTTTTCAAAGGCCCGTGCGGAACTTGCGGGTCTGCTCGACAAGGTGAACGACGATGCAGCGGCGGTCGAAATCATACGCCGCGACAAGCCATCAGCCGTACTGATGGGCAAAGACGAGTATGACAGCCTGATGGAGACGATCCATCTCCTGTCCTCACCTGCAAATGCGGAACGGCTTCTGCGCGCCAGCGACGAAATCCGCGAGGGTCGCTATGAAACGATCGAAGTAAAGACGCTTCTGGGAGCCAGATGA
- a CDS encoding Txe/YoeB family addiction module toxin yields MIRLAFTGDGWQDYLYWQQKDRKTLERINDLIRDTLRQSFIGIGKPEPLQGTLKGFWSRRITREHRLVYQVVGNGDHQKVIIAQCRYHY; encoded by the coding sequence ATGATACGGCTGGCCTTTACCGGTGACGGCTGGCAGGACTATCTCTATTGGCAACAGAAGGACCGGAAAACACTGGAGCGGATCAATGATCTCATTCGCGACACCCTTCGCCAGTCTTTTATCGGCATAGGAAAGCCCGAGCCATTGCAAGGTACATTGAAGGGTTTCTGGTCACGTCGCATCACGCGGGAACATCGCCTAGTCTATCAGGTCGTCGGGAACGGCGACCACCAAAAGGTCATCATCGCGCAATGTCGCTATCACTATTGA
- a CDS encoding potassium channel family protein, protein MTVETSSRTLANLRQRLASLYFGHHTAAIRFQAALMVIDLAIIGFFLAGPYLRDRPTYLILDYGIAVWIALELTAQWSASPSTRRFISKPMTWIDIFVLGTLLFPQWLFNFAFLRVARIWAVVQRPVFTLMLHRLGLREQVDVVTAFINLVVFLFLVTGFVYTFFFYAEDAGSGFIDALYFTVATVTTTGFGDITLPGTAGKLTSIVTMIIGISLFVRLAQAIVRPYKVSFPCPECGLQRHDADAVHCKACGHVLNIPDEGM, encoded by the coding sequence ATGACCGTTGAAACGAGTTCCAGAACCCTCGCCAATCTCCGCCAGCGCCTTGCCAGCCTCTATTTCGGTCATCATACGGCAGCCATCCGTTTCCAGGCCGCCCTGATGGTGATCGATCTCGCGATCATCGGTTTCTTTCTCGCCGGGCCTTATCTCCGGGATCGGCCGACCTACTTGATCCTGGACTACGGCATCGCCGTCTGGATTGCCCTCGAACTGACAGCCCAGTGGTCTGCTTCACCCAGCACACGCCGGTTCATCTCCAAACCGATGACCTGGATCGATATCTTCGTGCTCGGGACGCTGCTGTTTCCGCAGTGGCTGTTCAACTTCGCCTTCCTGCGCGTGGCCCGCATCTGGGCCGTGGTCCAGCGGCCTGTGTTCACCCTGATGCTGCACCGTCTCGGTCTGCGCGAACAGGTCGATGTCGTCACCGCCTTCATCAATCTGGTCGTCTTCCTCTTCCTGGTGACAGGCTTCGTCTATACCTTCTTCTTCTATGCCGAAGACGCCGGCTCCGGCTTCATCGATGCGCTCTACTTCACCGTGGCAACGGTTACGACCACGGGGTTCGGCGATATCACCCTGCCCGGCACAGCGGGTAAGCTCACCTCGATCGTGACGATGATCATCGGCATATCCCTGTTCGTCCGGCTCGCCCAGGCGATCGTGCGCCCATACAAGGTGTCGTTCCCCTGCCCCGAATGCGGCCTGCAGCGCCACGATGCCGATGCGGTCCATTGCAAGGCCTGCGGCCATGTCCTGAACATACCGGACGAGGGTATGTAG
- a CDS encoding Atu4866 domain-containing protein codes for MPVRADRHQFIDLQENDMANHPYVGLWVTGDGHIRHELLPSGRYIEGRGSRERAYEGRYEIRGSQINYWDDSGFIADGEFRSDILYHGGMVLYRH; via the coding sequence ATGCCGGTTCGCGCGGACCGGCATCAGTTTATCGATCTTCAGGAGAACGACATGGCCAATCACCCTTACGTCGGATTGTGGGTCACCGGAGACGGTCACATTCGACACGAACTTTTGCCGAGCGGGCGCTATATCGAGGGTCGCGGCAGCCGCGAACGTGCCTATGAAGGGCGCTACGAGATCCGCGGCAGCCAGATCAACTATTGGGACGACAGCGGCTTTATCGCCGATGGTGAATTCCGCAGCGACATCCTCTACCACGGGGGCATGGTGCTCTACAGGCACTGA
- a CDS encoding AraC family transcriptional regulator, producing MTTSTALRDLIARHASEEGLQATAVPRLTLIRASQPSEPWHGVHKPAICIIAQGRKQLKVCENLLEYGAGHHLVVSLDLPVIGNVCEATFEEPYLCMRLDLDLALLGTLVLEMNAPIAQTTPPCKPLSVAETPAALHDAAVRLIALLDRPQDIPFLAPLVERELLYLLLRGEHAGLLHQMLTPNHRLQNVNRAINWIRNNFHRPFSIEALAMEARMSSSSLHEHFRAMTNMSPLQYQKQLRLQEGRRLILTEAMDAATAGRRVGYDSPSQFSREYRRQFGAPPLADVNRLKNQPDQLAEA from the coding sequence ATGACAACATCGACCGCATTGCGGGACCTGATTGCACGACACGCCAGCGAAGAAGGACTGCAGGCAACTGCCGTGCCGCGCCTGACGCTGATCCGCGCCAGCCAGCCGAGCGAGCCGTGGCATGGCGTGCACAAGCCGGCCATCTGCATCATAGCGCAAGGACGCAAACAGCTTAAAGTCTGCGAAAATCTGCTGGAATACGGCGCAGGTCACCATCTCGTCGTCTCGCTGGACCTGCCGGTGATTGGCAATGTCTGCGAGGCAACCTTCGAAGAGCCGTATCTCTGCATGCGGCTCGACCTCGACCTTGCCCTGCTCGGCACTCTGGTTCTGGAAATGAATGCGCCGATCGCCCAGACCACGCCTCCCTGCAAGCCTCTGAGCGTGGCCGAAACCCCGGCCGCCTTGCACGATGCAGCGGTTCGCCTGATAGCTTTGCTGGACCGCCCGCAGGATATTCCGTTCCTCGCGCCTCTCGTAGAGCGCGAGCTCCTCTATCTGCTGCTGCGCGGCGAGCATGCCGGCCTGCTGCACCAGATGCTGACCCCGAACCACCGGCTACAGAACGTCAATCGCGCGATCAACTGGATCCGCAACAACTTTCACAGACCTTTCTCGATCGAGGCCTTGGCGATGGAAGCGAGGATGAGCAGTTCGTCGCTACACGAGCATTTCCGCGCCATGACCAACATGAGCCCGCTGCAATACCAGAAGCAATTGCGACTGCAGGAGGGGCGCAGGCTAATCCTGACCGAAGCCATGGATGCGGCAACGGCCGGCCGCAGGGTCGGCTATGACAGTCCGTCGCAATTCAGCCGCGAGTACCGCCGGCAGTTCGGCGCGCCGCCGCTCGCCGATGTCAACCGGTTGAAAAACCAGCCGGATCAATTGGCCGAGGCCTGA